The following coding sequences lie in one Metallumcola ferriviriculae genomic window:
- a CDS encoding 4Fe-4S binding protein — protein sequence MNLSNLVIFEACRASKGCPNACLSVEESVAALEKLAVDEMLNKRLRDRVVGPVLYHHTFRIALSGCPNSCSQPQIKDISIQGQIIPQIDEDNCNGCGSCSEVCPDKAIDVSTGTAVIDRKNCLNCGLCIKECQVNGMTAGEVGFKVSIGGKLGRRPQFAQEFDPLVDKNEIVTTVANIITKYLDRAGAEERMADLVNRIDAKQLFIPGGNSN from the coding sequence ATGAATTTAAGCAATTTGGTAATATTTGAAGCATGTAGGGCGAGTAAGGGATGCCCCAATGCTTGCTTATCGGTCGAAGAATCAGTTGCTGCATTGGAGAAGTTAGCGGTGGATGAAATGCTTAACAAAAGGTTGAGAGACCGAGTTGTTGGGCCGGTATTATACCATCATACTTTTCGCATTGCACTGTCTGGATGTCCTAATAGTTGTTCTCAGCCTCAAATAAAGGATATCTCTATCCAAGGGCAAATTATTCCTCAAATTGATGAAGATAACTGTAACGGTTGTGGTAGTTGCAGCGAGGTATGTCCGGATAAAGCCATAGATGTTTCAACAGGAACAGCAGTTATTGACAGAAAGAATTGTCTTAACTGCGGTCTTTGTATCAAAGAATGCCAGGTCAATGGGATGACAGCGGGTGAAGTCGGATTTAAGGTATCTATTGGGGGAAAGCTAGGCAGGAGGCCTCAGTTTGCCCAAGAATTTGATCCTCTGGTGGATAAGAATGAAATAGTAACCACAGTGGCGAATATTATCACTAAGTACCTGGATCGAGCAGGTGCTGAGGAAAGAATGGCAGATTTGGTAAACCGCATCGATGCTAAACAATTATTCATTCCAGGAGGGAATTCGAACTGA